Part of the Allofrancisella guangzhouensis genome is shown below.
GCGCTGACATCACCATTTCATATTCTTTGACAAGTTGTCTAAATGGATATAATTCTATTTTTTCTAATTCACTTAGATTTTTATTTAATATTACATTACCAATATGACTGTCTAAAGCAGTATCTCCATGGCCTGGGAAGTGTTTCACACAATTAACTATATTGGCATCAGCCAAACCTTTTATACTTTCTCTGGCGTATTTGGTAACTATTTCAGGATCATCAGAATACGATCTAACCCCTATAATAGGATTATCTTTATTTGAGTTGACATCAATAACTGGAGCGAAATTAATATTAATACCCAAGCTATATAGTTCGTCTCCAAGTATTTTAGACATTTGATAAGAGTTTGTTGGATTGTTTGTCGCAGCTATAGCCATATTACCACAGCCACTAGTTCCCTGAATTAGTCTGTGAACTCTTCCACCTTCTTGATCTGTAGCAAAAAATAGGGGTGTTTTAATATTATTTTGCAAACTCCTAAGTAAAGAGATAGTTTGGTGGTTATTTTGTATATTTTCTTTAAAAAGAATAAAGCCACCTAAGTTATAGTCTTTAAAAAGTTTACAAACAGTCTGGTTTGCTTCAATAAAAGGAATTGGCTTTTTATTTAGATCTTCACCCCAATAGCGAAAATCCATCATAAAAAGTTGACCTAGTTTAGTTCTAATAGACATATGTTATTTAACTTCGAATGTTTAATTTTTAATTTACATACCAGCACCATGGCTAACTAATATTTTTTGTCCAGTTAAGGCATTTGTTTTAAATCCTGCCAAAAATATAGCAGTATCAGCAATGTCTTGGACAGTAGTAAACTCACCATCAACAGTATTACCAAGCATGATATTTTTTATAACTTCTTCTTCTGATATATTTAGTTCTTTTGCTTGCTCTGGAATTTGTTTTTCAACAAGTGGAGTCAAAACAAAGCCTGGAGCAATTAGATTGGAAGAAATATTATGTTCAGCACCTTCTTTTGCTAAAGCTCGAACAAATCCTAATTGAGCATGTTTAGCCGCTACATACGCTGCCTTATTTTTAGATGCTAACACTGAATGGATTGAACCTATAACTATAACTCTACCACCTGTTTTTAACTTTATCATGTGTCTCATAGCTTCTTGGGTTACCAGTAGTGTACCTGTCATATGTATTTCAAATATCTTTTTCCAAGCTGATACATCAAAATCAACTATTGGTGAAATAATCTGTATACCAGCATTATTAATAACAGTATCTATACGACCAAATTTATCAATAATTTGGTAAATGCCTTTTTTGACTTGTTCTTGGCTTGTCACATCCATTTCTACAGCTAAAGTATCGACATGGTTTTGTTGAGCTAGCTCTTTTGCTACATCTTGGGATTTTTGTAGATCTAAATCAGCGATTACTACTTTAGCTTCTTGTTTGGCAAATTCTTTAGCCATTCCTAAGCCTAACCCTGAGGCTGCTCCTGTTATCAAAACTACTTTATTTTTTACAGACATTTCTATTTCCTTATTTATTTTAAATAATCAAATACCACTTCACCAAAACCCAATGTAACGTCAGCTATCATATGAGAGCCTTTAAGTATTTTTTTAACCGGTAAGTGATTAAGTCCAGCTAAAGCGTGATTGAATATCTGTAGATCAGCAGGACCAGTCCAAGCTCCTTTGACAGTCACATCTTTTAGGTGATATCTTACTAGTTGACAAATACTTACATCACGACCATTTACATGAGGAATAGTTTTAAGTAAGAAGTTAGGAGTTTCTTCTAAGGATTTCCTAATTTGTTCTTTATCTAACTCATTATACTTGTATCCCATAGTTCCAAATGCTACTTGGACACTATTATATTTTACGCTACCTAATAATGTATCTGAATCTACCGTTAGAGTAGGGTGAGCATACTTTTTTGGAAACCCCCAAATTTCTCTACCAGCTGCTATTGAAGGCAGATTGTCTAAAAGCATAATATGAGAATATAAACCTCTTTTACCTTCGTACTCAACTTCGATTAATTGTCCAGCTTCATTAAAACTACCGAATCCGTTTGAATCATGCATTTTCATAAACTCAAATTTTACTAAACCAGTAGGTTTTAGGGGTTTCGGTACAAACTGCCCAAGTGTTTCAATCTCTGATTGATAGTCGATTATAAAATACTCTCTATTTGTGAATTTATAGTCAATTCTATTTGCTGTAGGAGATACCATGGGCATAGAAAATACATTTTTCTTTACATCTTCTATTTTCATCTAATTTAGATCCAAATTTTTGTTGTTATCATCTAGATTATAATAGAAAAGCTGAATAATTACTTATAAATAATTAAGCTGTTTTGAGTTAAAGGCGTATAAATTTTTGTCACAAACTGCTTAGATAATTTAGCTACTTCGGCAAAGCATAAAGCTACTAGTAAAGTTAAAAGAGCTGTTAAAAACCATGAAAGTATCACCCCCACTCCAGCAGTCTGATAACCATAATATGGAGAAAATAACCAGCCACTACCTATCATCCCACCAGTTGATATAAAAAGCAATTTCTGGTACAAGTAAGATTTTAATTCTAGTATTATTGTAAACATGTAAAATACAATTAATTTCATATAATGAGTCAAGATAAAATATTTTCAATCCCAAAAATAATCCTACATGATCATTTAGATGGTGGTCTAAGAGCTAGTACAGTTATCAATATCGCTAGTGAGCAAAATATTGATTTGCCATACCAAAATCCCAAAGAACTTTCTAATTGGTTTTACGAAGAGTTTTCTTCAAAAAATTTTGAAAGATGTTTTAAAGCATTTGACCTATCGTGTGCAGTAATGCAAACTGAGGATGCTATAGAAAGAGTAGCTTTTGAATTTGCAGAAGATCATGCTTTACAAAATGTTATTTATGCTGAAGCTAGGTTTTGTCCTTATTTCCATAGAATAAAAGGGCTATCTTATAATCAAATTGTAGAAAGTATAATTAAAGGATTTAAAAAAGCTAAAAAAAAATACTCTATCGAAACAGGAATATTAGTTTGTGGTATGTATCATTTAGATGATAAAATTAATCTTGAATTAGCAAAACTTTGTACAGAATACAACGAAGTAGTTGGCTTTGATTTTGCAGGTATGGATATTAATGGTAGTTTATCTAAGACCCAAAAGCAGACTCTAGAATTTCTAAATAAAAACAACATAAAAATTACAGCACATAGTGGTGAGTTTTCGACTATTGAAAATATAGTAGATGCTGTAAAAAGTGGAGCAACAAGAATAGGTCATGCTTGTAATTTATTTGCTACAGAAGATCAGCAATTACTTGAAAACACTATCAAATTACTTATAGAAAAACACATTCATATTGAATCAAATATTACTAGTAATATTGTTTTGGGTTTCATAGAAAGTTTTGAAGTTCATCCATTTAAAAAGATGTTTGATAAGGGTATGAGTATAGCCTTAAACACGGATGATCGTCTGATGATGAAAAATTTAACAATAACCGATGAATATACAATGGCATATCAAAAAACTAATTTATCATTGGATGATATTGTTACTATGAATATAAACGCAGCAAAAGCAGCTTTTACAGATAGGCAAACTAAAGAAAAACTTATTGAAAAAATAAACTTATACATTACTAGATAAAATTTAATATACGGGAACTTAGATTATGAAAAAATTGTCAACTTTAGCTATTGTTTTTATATCAACTGGTGGGATGATAGGTAGTGGCTGGTTATTTTCTCCATATTATGGTTATCAGACTGCTGGAGTGGGGGTGATACTTTCATGGTTTTTAACAGCTCTTTTAACTTTACTAGTAGCTTTATGCTTTGCCGAAGTAGCTTCTATGTTACCGATTGTTTCTGGCGCTATGCGTTTTTTAAGGATCACACACTCGCAAACTTTAGGATTTTTATTTGTGGTATTGGGGTGGATTAGCTATCTTGTATATCTGCCTTTAGAAGCACAATCAGTTGTTCAATATCTAGGTTTTTGGTTTCCTAGCTTAGTTAATAGTAACTCTAGCGGTGTATTTTTGTCACACTATGGTGTTATTGTAGCTTTTTTTATTATGTTAGGAGTTACATATCTAAATACATATCAGCTTAAAAATGTAGCTAAAGTTAATTCTATAGTAAGTATGTGGAAGATATTTTTACCAATAGCAATAGCTGTTGGTATGCTAGCTGTATACGGATCTTTTGACAATTATCATGTTAATAGTGCTAATATAAGCGTAAATTTTGAACATATACTTCTAGCGATAACAGGATCTGGCCTTGCTTTTGCGTTTTCTGGATTCCAAAATGGACTAATTATTGCAAACTCTGCTAGAAACCCTAAGCTAGCAATTCCATTGTCTTTATTTGCGCCTGTAGTTGTTGGTTTAATAATGTACTTGTCTTTATCTTTATTATTTATATTTTGTGTGCCAGGGCAAGTAGATAATTTTAATACTAGTGTGGCTCCTTTGTTAGGTCTTTTAAGCTTATTTGGTTTACATATTGTATATACCATTTTGTTTATAGACGCTATGGTAGCCCCTTTGGGCACAGCTAACGTATTTACAGCTGTAACAGGAAGAATACTCCAGGCTTTTGGTATAGAATTTTTTAGAAAGTCTATTTTGACGAAGTTAAATAAAAGTTCAGTACCTGTTTTTTGTATCTGGATTAATTTCTTTGTAGGGCTAGTATTTTTATTTCAGTTTCCTACATGGACTCAGTTAGTTACATTTTTATCATCATTAGTATTGTTTAGTTGCTTATCAGGTCCAGTGGTTTTAATCATTTTTAGAAATAACTTTCCAAATTTAGAAAGAAAATTCAAGCTACCATTTTATAAACTGTTTGGTTATTTAGGATTTATATCATGCTCTTATTTCATTTATTGGTCGGGTACATCTAACCTTATGTATTTAGCGATACTTATAGTTTTAGTATGCATATTCTATTGGTTAGTTTTTATGCTAAATAGCTTTTTACAAATACTAAAACAAACTTGGTTTGTGTGTTTGTA
Proteins encoded:
- a CDS encoding acetoacetate decarboxylase, encoding MKIEDVKKNVFSMPMVSPTANRIDYKFTNREYFIIDYQSEIETLGQFVPKPLKPTGLVKFEFMKMHDSNGFGSFNEAGQLIEVEYEGKRGLYSHIMLLDNLPSIAAGREIWGFPKKYAHPTLTVDSDTLLGSVKYNSVQVAFGTMGYKYNELDKEQIRKSLEETPNFLLKTIPHVNGRDVSICQLVRYHLKDVTVKGAWTGPADLQIFNHALAGLNHLPVKKILKGSHMIADVTLGFGEVVFDYLK
- the add gene encoding adenosine deaminase, whose protein sequence is MSQDKIFSIPKIILHDHLDGGLRASTVINIASEQNIDLPYQNPKELSNWFYEEFSSKNFERCFKAFDLSCAVMQTEDAIERVAFEFAEDHALQNVIYAEARFCPYFHRIKGLSYNQIVESIIKGFKKAKKKYSIETGILVCGMYHLDDKINLELAKLCTEYNEVVGFDFAGMDINGSLSKTQKQTLEFLNKNNIKITAHSGEFSTIENIVDAVKSGATRIGHACNLFATEDQQLLENTIKLLIEKHIHIESNITSNIVLGFIESFEVHPFKKMFDKGMSIALNTDDRLMMKNLTITDEYTMAYQKTNLSLDDIVTMNINAAKAAFTDRQTKEKLIEKINLYITR
- a CDS encoding 3-hydroxybutyrate dehydrogenase; translated protein: MSVKNKVVLITGAASGLGLGMAKEFAKQEAKVVIADLDLQKSQDVAKELAQQNHVDTLAVEMDVTSQEQVKKGIYQIIDKFGRIDTVINNAGIQIISPIVDFDVSAWKKIFEIHMTGTLLVTQEAMRHMIKLKTGGRVIVIGSIHSVLASKNKAAYVAAKHAQLGFVRALAKEGAEHNISSNLIAPGFVLTPLVEKQIPEQAKELNISEEEVIKNIMLGNTVDGEFTTVQDIADTAIFLAGFKTNALTGQKILVSHGAGM
- a CDS encoding APC family permease; the protein is MKKLSTLAIVFISTGGMIGSGWLFSPYYGYQTAGVGVILSWFLTALLTLLVALCFAEVASMLPIVSGAMRFLRITHSQTLGFLFVVLGWISYLVYLPLEAQSVVQYLGFWFPSLVNSNSSGVFLSHYGVIVAFFIMLGVTYLNTYQLKNVAKVNSIVSMWKIFLPIAIAVGMLAVYGSFDNYHVNSANISVNFEHILLAITGSGLAFAFSGFQNGLIIANSARNPKLAIPLSLFAPVVVGLIMYLSLSLLFIFCVPGQVDNFNTSVAPLLGLLSLFGLHIVYTILFIDAMVAPLGTANVFTAVTGRILQAFGIEFFRKSILTKLNKSSVPVFCIWINFFVGLVFLFQFPTWTQLVTFLSSLVLFSCLSGPVVLIIFRNNFPNLERKFKLPFYKLFGYLGFISCSYFIYWSGTSNLMYLAILIVLVCIFYWLVFMLNSFLQILKQTWFVCLYIVSLWLISYFHELNIIAFPYDNLLVAIIGVVFLKIFIVTQASSESIQENVNNIMFEIKNLQSN